The following are from one region of the Hydrogenimonas sp. SS33 genome:
- the surE gene encoding 5'/3'-nucleotidase SurE: MKRILITNDDGFESAGLHALVEALRPLGHVTVVAPTLEKSACGHSLTLTRPLRFVELDDDFFKLDDGTPTDCVYLSKYALFDKHHLPDLVVSGINRGANMGEDITYSGTAAAAMEAVLQGIPGVAVSQVCGHYGCREIDELKYELAKEAAYTVCKKILEEGFPLCERRFLNINVPPLAPEACKGYRITKAGYRLYGNDAQVHRNPRGEEYYWLGLHPLQWIPDKKQMCDFEAVKEGYVSITPIQLDLTSYEDLERLEKWID, translated from the coding sequence TTGAAACGCATACTCATCACCAACGACGACGGCTTCGAATCGGCGGGGCTGCATGCCCTGGTGGAGGCCCTGCGTCCCCTTGGGCACGTCACCGTCGTCGCCCCGACCCTGGAGAAATCGGCCTGCGGCCACAGCCTAACTCTGACCCGGCCGCTGCGCTTTGTGGAGCTGGACGACGACTTCTTCAAACTCGACGACGGCACCCCCACCGACTGCGTTTACCTGAGCAAATATGCCCTTTTTGACAAACATCACCTCCCCGACCTGGTCGTCAGCGGCATCAACCGCGGGGCAAACATGGGGGAGGACATCACCTACTCCGGCACCGCCGCGGCGGCGATGGAGGCGGTTTTGCAGGGCATTCCAGGCGTGGCCGTCAGCCAGGTGTGCGGCCACTACGGCTGCCGCGAGATCGACGAACTGAAATACGAACTGGCCAAAGAGGCGGCCTACACCGTCTGCAAAAAGATTCTGGAAGAGGGCTTCCCTCTCTGCGAGCGCCGCTTCCTCAACATCAACGTCCCGCCCCTGGCGCCGGAAGCGTGCAAGGGGTACCGCATCACCAAAGCGGGCTACCGCCTCTACGGCAACGACGCCCAGGTCCACCGAAACCCCAGAGGAGAAGAGTACTACTGGCTGGGCCTCCACCCGCTGCAGTGGATTCCCGACAAAAAACAGATGTGCGACTTCGAAGCCGTCAAGGAGGGATATGTCAGCATCACCCCCATCCAGCTCGACCTGACCAGTTATGAGGATCTGGAGCGGTTGGAGAAGTGGATTGACTGA
- the lpxB gene encoding lipid-A-disaccharide synthase, with the protein MKLLVSALEPSSNLHLKSLLPRLENVAIEGIFDRSLGNPLYGMEDFSVMGIVDVLGKVLQGRRAVKEMTDLAGACDKVLLIDAPAFNLPLAKSIKQRYPEKEIIYYILPKVWAWKKGRAKKVDRYCDRLAAIFPFEDRFYTRAEYVGNPLLDEISVARRPHEEETIAFLPGSRKGEVTRLMPVFREVAAALKGRRLLLSVPSFLSEEKVEAWYGDISGFTVVRDAQETVAQAHFAFVCSGTATLETALIGTPFVLVYKARGLDWTIGNALVKLPYKGLANIIMDFAGKEPVHPEIFQEEVTAENLLKQYETLDRSRFGEKSEALRKMLKHGSAENVAKLVMNRV; encoded by the coding sequence ATGAAACTGCTCGTCAGCGCCCTGGAACCCTCGTCGAATCTGCATCTAAAATCTCTGCTTCCCCGTCTGGAAAACGTCGCCATCGAAGGGATATTCGACCGTTCGCTGGGGAACCCCCTCTACGGCATGGAGGATTTTTCGGTCATGGGGATCGTGGATGTTCTGGGCAAAGTCCTGCAGGGGCGCCGCGCCGTGAAGGAGATGACTGACCTGGCGGGTGCGTGCGACAAGGTGCTGCTTATCGACGCCCCCGCTTTCAACCTGCCTCTGGCGAAGTCGATCAAGCAAAGGTACCCGGAGAAAGAGATCATCTACTATATTCTTCCCAAAGTGTGGGCATGGAAAAAGGGGAGGGCAAAAAAGGTGGACCGTTACTGCGACCGGCTGGCGGCCATTTTCCCTTTCGAAGACCGCTTCTATACGAGGGCAGAGTATGTGGGCAACCCGCTGCTGGACGAGATCAGTGTGGCCCGCCGGCCCCATGAGGAGGAGACCATCGCCTTTCTGCCGGGCAGCCGAAAAGGGGAGGTCACCCGCCTGATGCCGGTTTTCAGGGAGGTCGCGGCCGCCCTGAAGGGGCGCCGCCTGCTCCTCTCCGTCCCTTCGTTTTTGAGTGAGGAGAAGGTCGAAGCATGGTATGGGGACATCTCCGGGTTCACGGTCGTCCGTGACGCCCAGGAAACGGTGGCCCAGGCCCACTTCGCCTTCGTCTGCAGCGGTACCGCGACCCTGGAGACGGCGCTGATCGGCACTCCCTTCGTCCTGGTCTACAAAGCCCGTGGGTTGGACTGGACCATCGGCAACGCCCTGGTCAAACTCCCCTACAAAGGGCTGGCCAACATTATCATGGATTTCGCGGGAAAAGAGCCGGTCCACCCGGAGATATTCCAGGAGGAGGTGACGGCGGAGAATCTGTTGAAACAGTACGAAACTCTCGACCGCTCCCGCTTCGGTGAAAAGAGCGAAGCTCTCAGAAAGATGCTGAAGCACGGCAGCGCCGAAAACGTGGCGAAGCTGGTGATGAACCGGGTATAA
- the greA gene encoding transcription elongation factor GreA, translating into MQKEPMTEYGYKKLADELEYLKSTARGQVAEEIQKARELGDLKENAEYHAAKEKQSLMEARIAELEDILGRAQVVDPATFEHRRVSFGSTVTLVDLDSDEEVTYTIVGASEANPDRGLISYHSPLARQLIGKEPGDEVRMKLPGGEKEFEIEQVCYRDICFTE; encoded by the coding sequence ATGCAGAAAGAACCGATGACCGAATATGGCTACAAAAAGTTGGCCGACGAACTGGAGTATCTCAAATCGACCGCCCGGGGCCAGGTGGCGGAAGAGATCCAGAAAGCCCGTGAGCTGGGCGATTTGAAGGAGAATGCCGAGTATCATGCCGCCAAGGAGAAGCAGTCTTTGATGGAGGCGCGCATCGCGGAGCTGGAAGACATTCTGGGGCGCGCCCAGGTGGTGGACCCGGCGACCTTCGAGCATCGGCGGGTCAGTTTCGGCTCCACGGTGACGCTGGTGGACCTGGACAGCGACGAAGAGGTGACCTACACCATCGTCGGTGCCAGCGAAGCCAACCCGGACAGGGGGCTCATCTCCTACCATTCGCCCCTGGCGCGTCAGCTTATCGGCAAGGAGCCCGGGGACGAGGTGCGCATGAAGCTGCCCGGCGGGGAGAAAGAGTTCGAAATCGAGCAGGTGTGCTACCGGGACATCTGCTTCACGGAGTAG
- the argC gene encoding N-acetyl-gamma-glutamyl-phosphate reductase has translation MIPVAVIGASGYTGLELVKILDAHPEFELVYVATSEGETTLEALHPALEKVVSMPVEKADAAAVAEVAQLAFLALPHKTAMGFAKALLERGVKVVDLSADYRLKQSAYEAHYCPHEDVKHLQEAVYGLPEFYREAIKSSRLVANPGCYPTASLLGLLPFIPYIKENTPIFIDAKSGVSGAGKKLSATTHYVTINENVFAYNPMKHRHAPEIAEKIDDLFVTRVQVNFVPHLLPVTRGMLCSVYMQLEKELDPLEVLEDIYREEPFVRVRRKPVDIKSVAGTNFCDIYAQANGTSLFISSAIDNLLRGASSQAVVNANILCGFDERLGIPKYACVP, from the coding sequence ATGATTCCCGTCGCCGTCATCGGTGCCAGCGGCTATACGGGGCTGGAGCTGGTGAAGATACTGGATGCCCACCCCGAGTTCGAACTGGTCTATGTGGCGACCAGCGAAGGGGAGACGACCCTCGAAGCGCTCCACCCTGCGCTGGAAAAGGTGGTCTCGATGCCGGTGGAGAAGGCGGATGCCGCCGCCGTGGCGGAGGTGGCGCAGCTTGCATTTCTGGCGCTTCCGCACAAAACCGCCATGGGGTTCGCCAAGGCGCTGCTGGAGCGGGGCGTGAAGGTGGTGGACCTCTCCGCCGACTACCGCCTCAAACAGAGTGCCTACGAAGCCCACTACTGCCCCCACGAAGATGTGAAGCACCTGCAGGAGGCGGTCTACGGCCTGCCCGAATTCTACCGGGAGGCGATCAAAAGCAGCCGCCTGGTGGCCAACCCGGGGTGCTACCCGACCGCCTCGCTGCTGGGGCTTCTTCCTTTCATCCCCTATATCAAGGAGAATACCCCCATCTTCATCGATGCCAAGAGCGGCGTCAGCGGGGCGGGGAAAAAGCTCTCCGCCACGACCCACTATGTGACGATCAATGAAAACGTCTTCGCCTACAACCCCATGAAACACCGCCATGCCCCGGAGATCGCCGAAAAGATCGATGATCTCTTCGTCACGCGGGTCCAGGTCAATTTCGTTCCCCATCTTCTGCCGGTGACCCGTGGCATGCTCTGCTCTGTGTATATGCAGCTCGAAAAGGAGCTCGACCCGCTGGAGGTTCTGGAAGATATCTACAGGGAGGAACCCTTCGTCCGGGTACGGCGCAAGCCGGTCGACATCAAGAGTGTCGCGGGAACCAACTTCTGCGACATCTACGCCCAGGCCAACGGTACGAGCCTCTTCATTTCCAGCGCCATCGACAATCTGCTCAGAGGCGCCAGCTCCCAGGCGGTCGTCAACGCCAACATCCTCTGCGGTTTCGACGAGAGGCTGGGAATTCCCAAATACGCCTGCGTACCCTGA
- a CDS encoding UDP-2,3-diacylglucosamine diphosphatase: MNRNKEPVELKEGAWFIADVHYSRFKTDFYRFLLDAQKGDLPPQIFLMGDIFDLLFGNAPNSIEPNRKMVDLLLRISRRTEMIYLEGNHDFGLKRIFGSRMQVVPRFAQPLFATFGGKRIALHHGDILQGIGYEFYTALIRNPLVDRVLNRVDTWKEGAIIAWLERYNAKKRPCYRIEDFETKMRERMETLRKRYRFDLWIDGHYHQDVRFRFDGVDYINLPAYACDRRYTILEKGPDGPVFRKAKDGNGIEE, from the coding sequence ATGAACCGTAACAAGGAACCCGTGGAACTCAAAGAGGGGGCCTGGTTCATAGCCGACGTCCACTACTCACGATTCAAGACCGATTTCTACCGCTTTCTCCTCGATGCACAAAAGGGTGATCTGCCGCCGCAGATCTTCCTGATGGGGGATATTTTCGACCTGCTTTTCGGAAATGCACCCAATTCGATTGAACCAAATCGCAAAATGGTCGATTTGTTACTACGCATAAGCAGGCGAACCGAAATGATCTACTTGGAAGGCAACCACGATTTCGGCCTGAAAAGGATTTTCGGTTCCCGGATGCAGGTGGTACCGCGTTTTGCCCAGCCCCTCTTCGCCACATTCGGCGGAAAGCGCATCGCCCTCCACCACGGCGACATTCTGCAGGGCATCGGTTACGAGTTTTATACGGCTCTGATCCGAAACCCTCTCGTCGACAGGGTGCTGAACCGGGTCGATACATGGAAGGAGGGGGCCATCATCGCATGGCTGGAGCGTTACAACGCAAAAAAGCGCCCCTGTTACCGCATAGAGGATTTTGAAACCAAAATGCGGGAACGGATGGAAACGTTGCGAAAACGGTACCGGTTCGACCTCTGGATCGACGGGCATTATCACCAGGATGTCCGTTTCCGGTTCGACGGGGTCGACTATATCAACCTGCCGGCGTACGCCTGCGACAGAAGATATACAATTTTGGAAAAGGGCCCCGACGGTCCGGTATTCCGAAAGGCAAAGGATGGCAATGGGATCGAAGAGTGA
- a CDS encoding chemotaxis protein CheV → MAMGSKSDVLQVGTNELELVDFRIFKEENGKVYEGIYGINVSKVREIIKYPKLTELPGVPDFIEGIFDLRGVVIPVVDLAKWMGIKTPEDREIHPRVIIAEFNNILIGFVVHEAKRIRRISWSDIEPASFTSGQGVLDKSKITGVTRIEDDEVLLILDLESVVEDLGFYQPDVDADFTVDTFSGMAMVLDDSLTARKIVKDALGKMGFSVIEAKDGQEGLEKLEELYGQLGENIVKELKIIVSDVEMPRMDGFHFAAKVKDDPRFHDIPIVFNSSISDHFSEERGKEAGGEGYMVKFDANVFYSEIAKIVRSHIKQAS, encoded by the coding sequence ATGGCAATGGGATCGAAGAGTGATGTACTGCAGGTAGGCACCAACGAACTGGAGCTGGTAGATTTCCGTATCTTCAAAGAGGAGAACGGAAAAGTCTACGAGGGGATCTACGGAATCAACGTTTCGAAAGTCCGGGAGATCATCAAATATCCGAAACTGACGGAGCTTCCGGGGGTTCCCGATTTTATCGAAGGGATTTTCGACCTTCGGGGGGTGGTCATTCCCGTCGTGGATCTGGCCAAGTGGATGGGAATCAAAACGCCGGAGGACCGGGAGATCCACCCCCGGGTGATCATCGCGGAGTTCAACAACATCCTCATCGGTTTCGTCGTCCATGAAGCGAAGCGGATCCGGCGCATCAGCTGGAGCGACATCGAGCCCGCCTCCTTTACGTCGGGGCAGGGGGTGCTTGACAAGAGCAAGATTACCGGGGTCACACGCATCGAGGATGATGAGGTGCTGCTCATCCTCGACCTGGAGAGTGTGGTGGAGGACCTGGGGTTTTACCAGCCCGACGTCGATGCCGATTTTACGGTCGATACCTTCAGCGGCATGGCGATGGTGCTCGACGACAGCCTGACCGCCCGCAAGATCGTCAAGGATGCCTTGGGCAAAATGGGTTTCTCCGTCATCGAAGCCAAAGACGGGCAGGAGGGGCTGGAGAAGCTCGAAGAGCTCTACGGGCAACTGGGCGAGAATATCGTCAAGGAGCTCAAGATCATCGTCTCCGATGTGGAGATGCCGAGAATGGACGGTTTCCATTTCGCGGCGAAGGTGAAGGACGACCCGCGGTTTCACGATATTCCCATCGTCTTCAACTCCTCCATCAGCGACCACTTCAGCGAAGAGCGCGGAAAAGAGGCCGGCGGGGAGGGCTACATGGTGAAGTTCGACGCCAACGTCTTCTACTCGGAGATCGCGAAGATCGTCCGTTCACACATCAAACAGGCATCCTAA
- a CDS encoding chemotaxis protein CheW, whose product MEEFDEILEDFLIEAFEMIEQLDNDLIELESNPDDLDLLNRIFRVAHTIKGSSSFLNFDVLTHLTHHMEDVLNKARRGELTITPEVMDVVLESTDHMKGLLEHIKETGSDQGAMDVGPTVRRLEAVLNGESPSAAEEVPQETPQESAAEVEPQEEEKELSEMTEEEVEVEIERLLKQRQEEDRKRREAKKKAEAAGETVAPSEEKDISEMSEEEVEAEIERLLKERQEEDRKRREAKKKAEEEQKREQESAASSEPAKPAAAPAAAKPAQTEKKESKPVPAKERKSSVEQTIRVDVKRLDDLMNLIGELVLGKNRLLKIYDDVEERYEGEQFLEELNQVVSSISLVTTDLQIAVMKTRMLPIGKVFNKFPRMVRDLSRELHKEIELVISGEETELDKSIVEEIGDPLVHIIRNSCDHGIEPPEERVKMGKPPKGTVELKAYNEGNHIIIEIVDDGKGLDPEMLKQKALEKGLISEKEADQMSDKEAYMLIFKPGFSTAAKVTNVSGRGVGMDVVKSNIEKLNGIIEIDSEKGKGTTLKLKIPLTLAIIQSLLVSVQEEYYAVPLASVLETVRITPDEIQSVEGRSVLRLRDEVLPLVHLADIFDVDRVFSMGEHAYVVIIGLAESKLGLIVDSLVGQEEIVIKSLGEYLKGIEGIAGATIRGDGRVTLIVDVGALMDMAKTVKSTLQNLETTEAVKEKSSPSDYHILIVDDSKTDRTIMRKALEPLGVSLTEASNGVEALNLLKDGSKTFDAALVDIEMPRMDGYTLASEIRKFNKFKQMPLIAVTSRTSRSDRLRGVEVGMTEYITKPYTPEYLMNVVARNINLPVGAEA is encoded by the coding sequence ATGGAAGAATTTGACGAAATATTGGAAGACTTTCTGATCGAAGCGTTCGAGATGATCGAACAGCTCGACAACGATCTGATCGAACTGGAGAGCAATCCGGACGACCTGGATCTGCTGAACCGGATTTTCCGGGTGGCCCATACGATCAAAGGCTCAAGCAGCTTTCTGAACTTCGACGTATTGACCCATCTGACCCACCATATGGAGGATGTGCTCAACAAAGCCCGCCGCGGCGAGCTGACCATTACCCCGGAAGTGATGGATGTGGTGCTGGAGTCCACCGACCATATGAAGGGGCTTTTGGAGCATATCAAGGAGACGGGGAGCGACCAGGGTGCCATGGATGTGGGGCCGACGGTACGTCGTCTCGAGGCGGTGCTCAATGGAGAGTCCCCTTCCGCGGCCGAGGAGGTGCCCCAGGAGACGCCCCAAGAATCCGCGGCAGAAGTGGAACCTCAGGAAGAGGAGAAAGAGCTCTCCGAAATGACCGAAGAGGAGGTCGAGGTGGAGATCGAACGTCTCCTGAAACAGCGACAGGAGGAGGACCGCAAACGGCGCGAAGCCAAGAAGAAGGCGGAAGCGGCGGGTGAAACGGTTGCCCCATCCGAAGAGAAAGATATCTCCGAGATGAGCGAGGAAGAGGTCGAGGCGGAGATCGAACGGCTGCTCAAAGAGCGCCAGGAGGAGGACCGAAAACGGCGCGAAGCGAAGAAGAAGGCAGAGGAGGAGCAGAAGCGGGAACAAGAATCTGCGGCCTCTTCGGAACCGGCCAAACCCGCTGCCGCACCGGCCGCCGCCAAACCGGCACAGACGGAGAAGAAGGAGTCGAAACCGGTCCCCGCGAAAGAGCGCAAATCGTCGGTCGAACAGACGATCCGCGTCGATGTCAAACGGCTCGACGACCTGATGAACCTGATCGGCGAGCTGGTGCTCGGCAAGAACCGGCTGTTGAAAATCTACGACGACGTGGAAGAGCGGTACGAAGGGGAGCAGTTCCTCGAAGAGCTCAACCAGGTGGTCAGCTCCATCTCTCTCGTCACGACCGACCTGCAGATCGCCGTCATGAAGACGCGGATGCTGCCCATCGGCAAAGTCTTCAACAAATTTCCCCGGATGGTCCGCGACCTTTCCCGCGAACTGCACAAAGAGATCGAACTGGTCATCAGCGGCGAAGAGACGGAACTCGACAAGTCGATCGTCGAGGAGATCGGCGACCCGCTGGTGCATATTATCCGCAACTCCTGCGACCACGGCATCGAGCCGCCTGAAGAGCGGGTGAAGATGGGCAAGCCGCCCAAGGGAACGGTGGAGCTGAAAGCCTACAACGAAGGTAACCACATCATCATCGAGATCGTCGACGACGGCAAAGGGCTCGACCCGGAGATGCTGAAACAGAAGGCCCTGGAGAAGGGGCTCATCAGCGAGAAAGAGGCGGACCAGATGAGCGACAAGGAAGCCTACATGCTCATCTTCAAGCCGGGTTTCTCCACGGCGGCGAAAGTGACCAACGTCTCCGGCCGGGGTGTGGGCATGGATGTGGTCAAATCCAACATCGAAAAGCTCAACGGCATCATCGAAATCGACTCCGAAAAGGGCAAAGGGACCACGCTGAAACTGAAGATCCCTTTGACCCTCGCCATCATCCAGTCTCTGCTGGTCAGTGTCCAGGAGGAGTACTACGCGGTGCCGCTGGCGTCGGTTCTGGAGACGGTGCGCATCACCCCCGACGAGATCCAGAGCGTGGAGGGGCGCAGCGTTCTTCGCCTGCGGGACGAGGTGCTTCCCCTGGTGCATCTGGCGGACATTTTCGATGTCGACCGGGTTTTCAGCATGGGGGAACACGCCTATGTGGTCATCATCGGCCTGGCGGAGAGCAAACTGGGGCTCATTGTCGACTCTCTGGTCGGTCAGGAGGAGATCGTCATCAAGTCGCTGGGAGAGTATCTCAAGGGCATCGAAGGTATCGCCGGTGCGACAATCCGCGGCGACGGACGGGTGACGCTCATCGTCGACGTGGGGGCCCTGATGGATATGGCCAAAACGGTCAAAAGCACGCTGCAGAACCTGGAGACGACGGAAGCGGTGAAAGAGAAGAGTTCTCCCTCCGACTATCACATTCTCATCGTCGACGACAGCAAGACCGACCGGACTATCATGCGCAAGGCGCTGGAGCCGCTCGGGGTTTCCCTCACGGAAGCCTCCAACGGTGTGGAGGCGCTCAACCTCCTCAAAGACGGAAGCAAAACCTTCGATGCGGCGCTGGTTGACATCGAAATGCCGAGAATGGACGGTTACACCCTCGCCAGCGAGATCCGAAAATTCAACAAGTTCAAGCAGATGCCGCTCATCGCCGTCACGAGCCGCACCAGCCGAAGCGACCGCCTCAGGGGTGTCGAAGTGGGAATGACCGAATACATCACCAAACCCTACACGCCCGAATACCTGATGAATGTGGTGGCGCGTAACATCAACCTTCCCGTGGGAGCAGAAGCATGA
- a CDS encoding chemotaxis protein CheW, which yields MSTQLEQVLKKQQQQQKEPEENEIENIIQLVGFMVGDEEFAVPILDIQEIIKPIEYTRVPKTPDYVLGVFNLRGSVLPLIDLRMKFGLSRSKENEDTRYMVIKNGDDIAGFVIDRLTQAMRIPERAIDPAPETIHDEQNLIYGVGKQEDKLISILNVDALLKRDF from the coding sequence ATGAGTACACAACTGGAACAGGTTCTCAAGAAGCAGCAGCAACAGCAGAAGGAGCCGGAAGAGAACGAGATCGAAAACATTATCCAGCTGGTCGGTTTCATGGTCGGGGACGAAGAGTTCGCCGTGCCGATTCTCGACATTCAGGAGATCATCAAGCCTATCGAGTATACCCGCGTCCCCAAGACGCCGGACTATGTGCTCGGCGTCTTCAACCTGCGCGGGAGCGTCCTGCCCCTCATCGACCTGCGGATGAAGTTCGGCCTCTCCAGGTCGAAAGAGAACGAAGATACCCGCTACATGGTCATCAAGAACGGTGACGACATCGCGGGATTCGTCATCGACCGGCTGACCCAGGCGATGCGGATTCCCGAAAGGGCCATCGACCCCGCTCCCGAGACGATCCATGACGAGCAGAATCTCATCTACGGCGTCGGCAAGCAGGAGGACAAACTCATCTCCATCCTCAATGTGGACGCGTTACTGAAGCGGGATTTCTAA